From Ochotona princeps isolate mOchPri1 chromosome X, mOchPri1.hap1, whole genome shotgun sequence, one genomic window encodes:
- the LOC101520270 gene encoding protein BEX1, producing MESKEEQTFKNTNMELVQKEKAEKAPVANKEEPVALRFEAGEYLAPRGNRRRFRARQPIVHYRWDMMHRLGEPQARMGEENVERIGEEMRHLMQKLREKQLSHSLRAVSTDPPHHDHHDEFCLMP from the coding sequence ATGGAGTCCAAAGAGGAACAGACATTCAAAAATACCAACATGGAGCTTGTCcagaaggaaaaggcagaaaaggCGCCAGTTGCTAATAAAGAGGAGCCGGTGGCCCTCCGTTTTGAAGCTGGCGAGTACCTGGCACCTAGAGGAAACCGTAGACGGTTCCGTGCTAGGCAGCCCATTGTGCACTACAGATGGGATATGATGCATAGGCTTGGAGAGCCACAGGCAAGAATGGGAGAAGAAAATGTCGAACGCATTGGGGAAGAGATGAGGCACCTGATGCAGAAACTGAGGGAGAAGCAGTTGAGTCATAGTCTGCGGGCTGTTAGCACTGACCCCCCTCACCATGACCATCATGATGAATTCTGCCTTATGCCCTGA